From a region of the Tateyamaria omphalii genome:
- a CDS encoding polysaccharide biosynthesis/export family protein, producing MLLFVLAACTLPRGAAIEGEVIRNQNNEDAAFSVVPITRENVAQLATWPVTGWEGQYHWFTRNPGPKSNVIRPGDSINLVIWDNQENSLLTGLQQQNVALEGIIVSPGGMIFVPYIDEVRVSGSTPDAARRQIEEQLRSVVPDPQVQLSVLSGPDNSVDAVGGFNAPGNFPLPNRNFSILSLISAAGGISPELQNPLVRVTRGGQTFGIRADDLFKRPSANVILRGGDQIIAEEDERYFVALGATGTETIVPFTQERINAVEALALVNGINDSRGNPKGVLILRDYTRQDLRADGSGPTKTQVVFAIDLTSADSLFAARKFNINPGDLVLATESPISSVRTIFGLIGSVVGVGNSLDGS from the coding sequence GTGCTTCTTTTTGTCCTGGCGGCCTGTACCCTGCCGCGCGGCGCCGCCATCGAAGGCGAAGTGATCCGCAATCAGAACAACGAAGACGCGGCATTTTCGGTCGTTCCGATCACACGGGAGAACGTGGCGCAGCTGGCGACATGGCCCGTAACCGGATGGGAAGGGCAATACCATTGGTTCACCCGCAACCCCGGCCCCAAGTCCAACGTCATCCGCCCCGGCGACAGCATCAACCTGGTGATCTGGGACAACCAGGAAAACTCGCTTCTGACCGGCCTCCAGCAACAAAATGTTGCGCTTGAGGGGATCATCGTATCGCCCGGCGGTATGATTTTTGTACCTTATATCGACGAAGTGCGCGTCAGTGGATCAACCCCCGACGCCGCACGGCGCCAGATCGAAGAACAGCTGCGGTCTGTCGTGCCCGACCCGCAGGTGCAGCTGTCCGTTCTGTCCGGACCCGATAACTCGGTTGATGCCGTGGGCGGCTTCAACGCACCCGGAAACTTCCCGCTGCCAAACCGGAACTTCTCCATCCTCAGCCTGATCTCGGCAGCGGGCGGTATTTCTCCGGAATTGCAAAACCCGCTCGTGCGTGTGACCCGCGGCGGCCAGACCTTTGGCATCCGCGCCGATGACTTGTTCAAGCGGCCCTCGGCCAACGTCATCCTGCGCGGTGGCGACCAGATCATTGCCGAAGAAGACGAACGGTATTTCGTGGCGCTGGGTGCCACAGGCACCGAAACCATTGTCCCCTTCACCCAGGAACGCATCAACGCGGTTGAGGCGCTGGCGCTGGTCAACGGCATCAATGATTCACGCGGCAACCCCAAAGGCGTCCTGATCCTGCGCGACTACACCCGCCAGGACCTGCGTGCAGATGGGTCCGGACCGACCAAAACCCAAGTGGTCTTTGCCATCGACCTCACATCGGCGGACTCGCTCTTTGCCGCGCGCAAATTCAACATCAACCCAGGTGACCTTGTCCTTGCCACCGAAAGCCCGATCAGCTCGGTCCGCACCATCTTTGGCCTGATCGGATCGGTTGTCGGCGTGGGCAACTCACTCGACGGAAGCTAA
- a CDS encoding HD domain-containing protein: MAKQPRAWQRMLSGRRLDLLDPTPMDIEIEDIAHGLAFVARWNGQTAGDYAYSVAEHSLLVETLFGRIAPSAPAKWRLAALLHDAPEYVIGDMISPVKAAVGPDYKLLDERLEAAVHIRFGLPAKVPQTIKRQIKKADRISAWMEATQIAGFTEAEASKFFGKPDTALTHGLHIVLRPPVETRNAFTARHASLLKDCT; encoded by the coding sequence ATGGCAAAACAACCCCGTGCATGGCAGCGCATGTTATCGGGCCGCAGGCTGGACCTGCTGGACCCCACCCCCATGGATATCGAGATCGAGGACATCGCCCACGGCCTTGCCTTTGTCGCGCGCTGGAACGGACAGACAGCGGGGGACTACGCCTATTCCGTGGCCGAACATTCGCTTTTGGTAGAGACGCTTTTTGGCCGTATCGCACCCAGCGCACCAGCGAAATGGCGGCTGGCGGCACTGCTGCACGATGCGCCCGAATACGTGATCGGCGACATGATTTCACCGGTCAAGGCGGCTGTAGGTCCCGACTACAAACTGCTCGATGAACGGCTCGAGGCCGCCGTGCACATCCGCTTCGGCCTGCCCGCCAAGGTGCCGCAAACGATCAAGCGCCAGATCAAGAAGGCGGACCGCATCAGCGCCTGGATGGAGGCGACCCAGATCGCCGGCTTTACCGAGGCCGAAGCCAGCAAATTCTTCGGCAAACCCGACACGGCACTGACCCACGGCCTGCACATCGTGCTGCGCCCACCGGTCGAGACGCGCAATGCCTTCACCGCCCGCCATGCCAGCTTGCTCAAGGATTGCACATGA
- a CDS encoding GNAT family N-acetyltransferase has product MIHVRPAIALDAPSMASLLNAIIDRGGTTALTTKVSGVDLADWMAANDGRAAWHVAVNQAEQVVGFQWIERANYLPPEAAEIATFVQMGQTGLGIGSKLFDATRKAAKAIGYTWINANIRADNEGGLIYYQSRGFQDYGRLDGYEMANGQIVDKILKRYDL; this is encoded by the coding sequence ATGATCCACGTCCGCCCCGCCATCGCACTTGACGCCCCGTCCATGGCGTCGCTGCTCAACGCCATCATCGACAGGGGCGGAACGACCGCACTGACCACCAAGGTCTCCGGTGTGGACCTCGCTGACTGGATGGCCGCCAATGATGGGCGGGCCGCGTGGCATGTCGCCGTGAACCAGGCCGAACAGGTGGTGGGCTTCCAATGGATCGAACGCGCCAACTACCTCCCGCCCGAGGCAGCAGAGATCGCGACCTTCGTGCAAATGGGCCAGACCGGTCTCGGCATCGGGTCAAAGCTGTTCGATGCCACACGCAAGGCGGCCAAGGCCATCGGCTACACCTGGATCAACGCCAACATCCGCGCGGATAACGAGGGCGGGCTGATCTACTACCAGTCGCGCGGGTTTCAGGACTATGGCAGGTTAGACGGGTACGAGATGGCGAACGGCCAGATCGTGGACAAGATCCTCAAGCGCTACGACCTCTAA
- a CDS encoding ActR/PrrA/RegA family redox response regulator transcription factor encodes MAEAAMRDLGADKSLLLVDDDEPFLRRLAKAMEKRGFEIETADSVTAGKAIATARPPAYAVVDLRLEDGNGLDVVEVLRDKRPDARVVVLTGYGAIATAVAAVKIGATDYLSKPADATDITNALLATGDDLPPPPENPMSADRVRWEHIQRVYELCDRNVSETARRLNMHRRTLQRILAKRSPR; translated from the coding sequence ATGGCCGAAGCGGCAATGCGTGACTTGGGCGCGGACAAATCGCTCTTGTTGGTTGACGACGATGAGCCGTTTCTGCGGCGGCTGGCCAAAGCGATGGAGAAGCGCGGTTTTGAGATTGAGACCGCAGACAGCGTCACCGCTGGCAAAGCCATCGCGACCGCCCGCCCCCCGGCCTATGCCGTGGTTGATTTGCGGCTTGAGGATGGCAACGGCCTCGACGTGGTCGAGGTGTTGCGGGACAAGCGGCCCGATGCGCGCGTGGTTGTTCTGACCGGCTACGGCGCCATTGCGACGGCTGTCGCAGCGGTCAAGATCGGGGCCACGGATTACCTGTCAAAGCCTGCGGATGCGACCGACATCACCAACGCCTTGCTGGCCACCGGTGACGACCTGCCGCCGCCACCGGAGAACCCGATGAGCGCCGACCGCGTGCGGTGGGAACATATTCAGCGCGTCTATGAACTGTGCGATCGCAACGTGTCCGAAACGGCGCGGCGGTTGAACATGCACCGGCGGACCTTGCAGCGCATCCTGGCGAAACGTTCGCCGCGTTGA
- a CDS encoding SCO family protein yields MTRIIAPVAALVAALFLGGIWWVTQSGGEDTAFAQCNATQVAGDGNGIGGPFELVNAEGQTVTDQDVITEPSLIYFGYTFCPDVCPLDTARNAEAVDVLAERGVSVTPVFISIDPERDTPDIVGDFAYNLHEKMIGLTGSLEQTDAASKAYRTYYKAHDKSDEFYLVDHSTFTYLVLPEHGFVEFFRRDIGADAMADRVACFVENA; encoded by the coding sequence ATGACCCGTATCATCGCACCCGTTGCAGCCCTTGTCGCGGCCCTTTTTCTTGGGGGGATCTGGTGGGTGACACAATCGGGGGGCGAGGACACGGCGTTTGCCCAGTGCAACGCGACCCAGGTGGCCGGTGACGGCAACGGGATCGGGGGTCCGTTCGAACTGGTCAATGCCGAAGGCCAGACCGTCACGGACCAGGATGTCATCACCGAGCCGAGCCTGATCTATTTCGGATACACTTTCTGCCCCGATGTCTGCCCACTGGATACCGCCCGCAACGCGGAAGCGGTTGATGTGCTGGCGGAGCGCGGCGTTTCGGTGACGCCGGTCTTTATCTCGATCGACCCCGAGCGGGACACGCCCGACATCGTGGGCGACTTTGCCTACAACCTGCATGAGAAGATGATTGGCCTGACCGGGTCGCTGGAACAGACCGATGCCGCAAGCAAGGCCTACCGGACCTATTACAAGGCACATGACAAATCGGACGAATTTTACCTCGTCGATCACTCAACCTTTACGTACCTGGTGCTGCCGGAGCATGGTTTTGTTGAGTTTTTCCGCCGCGACATCGGCGCGGATGCCATGGCGGACCGTGTTGCCTGCTTTGTCGAAAACGCCTGA
- the ahcY gene encoding adenosylhomocysteinase has product MSQDYIVKDIALADYGRKELDIAETEMPGLMACRVEYGESKPLSGARIVGSLHMTIQTAVLIETLVELGADVRWASCNIFSTQDHAAAAIAAGGTPVFAIKGQSLEEHWDYLDRSFQFADGPNMILDDGGDATLYVLLGARAEAGEEIIPVPTSEEETVIKAQIAKRMEQSPGWFTKMRDQIKGVSEETTTGVHRLYDLVKQGQLPFPAINVNDSVTKSKFDNKYGCKESLVDGIRRATDTMMAGKVAVVMGYGDVGKGSAASLSGAGARVKVTEVDPICALQAAMDGFEVVLLEENLDADIFITTTGNKDVIRIEHMREMKDMAIVGNIGHFDNEIQVASLKNHKWTNIKEQVDMIEMPSGNRIILLSEGRLLNLGNATGHPSFVMSASFTNQVLAQIELWTRNEHYENDVYILPKHLDEKVARLHLDRIGVKLTKMDPDQAAYIGVAPEGPFKPEHYRY; this is encoded by the coding sequence ATGTCGCAGGATTACATCGTCAAGGACATTGCGCTGGCTGATTATGGCCGCAAGGAATTGGATATCGCCGAAACCGAGATGCCGGGCCTGATGGCGTGCCGCGTGGAATATGGCGAAAGCAAACCGCTGAGCGGTGCGCGCATTGTCGGGTCACTTCACATGACGATCCAGACGGCTGTTCTGATTGAGACGCTGGTAGAGCTGGGCGCCGATGTGCGTTGGGCGTCGTGCAACATCTTTTCGACACAGGATCATGCGGCGGCGGCCATCGCGGCGGGCGGGACGCCTGTCTTTGCCATCAAGGGGCAGTCCCTGGAAGAGCATTGGGATTACCTGGACCGGTCGTTCCAGTTTGCCGATGGGCCGAACATGATCCTGGACGATGGTGGCGATGCGACCCTGTATGTTCTGTTGGGTGCGCGGGCCGAGGCGGGCGAAGAGATCATTCCCGTGCCCACGTCGGAAGAAGAGACCGTTATCAAGGCGCAGATCGCCAAGCGCATGGAGCAGAGCCCCGGATGGTTCACCAAGATGCGTGACCAGATCAAGGGCGTGTCCGAAGAGACGACCACCGGTGTGCACCGCCTGTATGATCTGGTGAAGCAAGGGCAGCTGCCCTTCCCCGCCATCAACGTGAATGACAGCGTGACCAAGTCGAAGTTCGACAACAAGTATGGCTGTAAGGAATCGCTGGTCGACGGTATTCGCCGCGCGACGGACACCATGATGGCCGGCAAGGTTGCTGTTGTTATGGGGTATGGTGACGTGGGCAAGGGTTCGGCCGCCAGCTTGAGCGGTGCGGGTGCGCGCGTGAAGGTGACAGAGGTTGATCCGATCTGTGCGCTTCAGGCGGCGATGGACGGGTTCGAGGTTGTTCTGCTGGAAGAGAACCTGGACGCCGACATCTTTATCACCACCACTGGCAACAAGGACGTGATCCGCATCGAGCACATGCGCGAGATGAAGGACATGGCCATTGTCGGGAACATCGGCCATTTCGACAACGAGATCCAGGTGGCCAGCCTGAAGAACCACAAGTGGACCAACATCAAGGAACAGGTGGATATGATCGAGATGCCTTCGGGCAACCGCATCATCCTGCTGTCCGAGGGTCGTTTGCTGAACCTGGGCAATGCGACGGGTCACCCGTCGTTCGTGATGTCCGCGTCCTTCACCAATCAGGTGCTGGCGCAGATCGAACTGTGGACCCGGAACGAGCATTACGAGAATGACGTCTACATTCTGCCCAAGCATCTGGATGAAAAGGTGGCGCGCCTGCATCTGGACCGCATCGGCGTCAAGCTGACGAAGATGGATCCGGACCAGGCCGCCTATATCGGTGTCGCACCCGAAGGTCCGTTCAAGCCGGAACACTACCGCTACTAA